One segment of Streptomyces sp. TG1A-8 DNA contains the following:
- a CDS encoding AMP-binding protein has protein sequence MSPAPSYAHGTGPTPLLGDTIGASLDRAVAAWPDREALVDVPSGRRWTYAEFSADVDRLAYALLASGVAKGDRVGIWAVNCAEWVLVQYATARVGAVMVNINPAYRTHEVEYVLKQAGISLLFASVSHKGSDYRAMVEEVRGRCPLLAGTVYIGDPGWEAFTALGRADRRDELLARQAELSCDDPINIQYTSGTTGFPKGATLSHHNILNNGYFVGESIAYSERDRICIPVPFYHCFGMVMGNLAATSHGACMVVPAPSFDPRATLEAVQRERCTSLYGVPTMFIAELNLPDFASYDLSTLRTGIMAGSPCPVEVMKRVVAEMHMEEVSICYGMTETSPVSLQTRIEDDLEHRTGTVGRVLPHLEVKVVDPATGVTRPRGAAGELCTRGYSVMLGYWNEPEKTAEAVDAGRWMHTGDLAVMREDGYVEIVGRIKDMIIRGGENIYPREIEEFLYAHPRIRDVQVVGVPHETYGEEVLACVIPRDAADPPTLEELRAFCRGRLAHYKIPSRLQILDSFPMTVSGKVRKVELRETYGA, from the coding sequence GTGAGCCCCGCACCGTCGTACGCGCACGGCACGGGGCCCACCCCGCTGCTCGGGGACACCATCGGCGCCAGCCTCGACCGGGCCGTGGCCGCCTGGCCGGACCGTGAGGCCCTGGTCGACGTGCCCTCCGGGCGGCGCTGGACGTACGCCGAGTTCTCCGCCGACGTCGACCGGCTGGCGTACGCGCTGCTGGCGAGCGGGGTGGCCAAGGGCGACCGGGTGGGCATCTGGGCGGTCAACTGCGCCGAGTGGGTGCTCGTCCAGTACGCCACCGCCCGCGTCGGCGCCGTCATGGTCAACATCAACCCGGCCTACCGCACCCACGAGGTGGAGTACGTCCTGAAGCAGGCCGGCATCTCGCTGCTGTTCGCCTCCGTCAGCCACAAGGGCAGCGACTACCGCGCGATGGTCGAGGAAGTGCGCGGCAGGTGCCCGCTGCTGGCCGGGACCGTCTACATCGGCGACCCGGGCTGGGAGGCGTTCACGGCCCTGGGCCGCGCCGACCGCCGTGACGAACTGCTGGCCCGGCAGGCCGAGCTGTCCTGCGACGACCCGATCAACATCCAGTACACCTCCGGGACGACCGGGTTCCCGAAGGGGGCCACCCTCTCCCACCACAACATCCTCAACAACGGTTACTTCGTGGGGGAGTCGATCGCCTACAGCGAGCGGGACCGGATCTGCATACCGGTGCCCTTCTACCACTGCTTCGGCATGGTGATGGGCAACCTCGCGGCCACCTCGCACGGCGCCTGCATGGTCGTCCCGGCCCCGTCCTTCGATCCGAGGGCCACCCTGGAGGCCGTCCAGCGGGAGCGCTGCACCTCGCTGTACGGCGTGCCCACCATGTTCATCGCGGAGCTGAACCTCCCCGACTTCGCCTCCTACGACCTCTCCACCCTGCGCACCGGCATCATGGCGGGCTCGCCCTGCCCGGTCGAGGTCATGAAGCGGGTGGTCGCCGAGATGCACATGGAGGAGGTCTCCATCTGCTACGGCATGACGGAGACCTCCCCGGTCTCCCTGCAGACCCGCATCGAGGACGACCTGGAGCACCGCACCGGCACCGTCGGCCGCGTCCTCCCGCACCTGGAGGTCAAGGTCGTCGACCCGGCCACCGGCGTCACCCGGCCGCGCGGTGCGGCGGGCGAGCTGTGCACCCGCGGCTACAGCGTGATGCTCGGCTACTGGAACGAACCGGAGAAGACCGCCGAGGCCGTCGACGCGGGCCGCTGGATGCACACCGGGGACCTGGCGGTGATGCGCGAGGACGGCTACGTGGAGATCGTCGGCCGGATCAAGGACATGATCATCCGGGGCGGGGAGAACATCTACCCGCGCGAGATCGAGGAGTTCCTCTACGCCCACCCCCGGATCCGGGACGTCCAGGTCGTCGGGGTGCCGCACGAGACGTACGGCGAGGAGGTGCTGGCCTGCGTCATCCCGCGGGACGCGGCCGACCCGCCGACCCTGGAGGAGCTGCGCGCCTTCTGCCGGGGGCGGCTCGCGCACTACAAGATCCCCAGCCGGCTGCAGATCCTCGACTCCTTCCCGATGACGGTCTCCGGCAAGGTGCGCAAGGTGGAGCTGCGCGAGACGTACGGGGCGTGA
- a CDS encoding AMP-binding protein produces the protein MTTATDVFRRARDFLLEHREDYATAYAGFTWPRPEHFNWALDWFDVIAEGNDRTALHIVEEDGTETRLSFAELADRSARVANHLRARGVAAEDRILVMLGNQAELWETALAAMKLRAVVVPATPLLGPADLRDRVERGRVKHVLVRAEDTAKFADVPGAYTRIAVGGLPEEGWEPYEDAYAAPAGFLPDGPTLADDPLMLYFTSGTTARPKLVEHTHTSYPIGHLATMYWIGLRPGDVHLNISSPGWAKHAWSNLFAPWNAEATVFIHNYTRFDAARLMAEMDRNAVTTFCAPPTVWRMLIQADLTQLATPPREALAAGEPLNPEVINQVRRAWGVTIRDGFGQTETAVQVSNSPGQTLKTGSMGRPSPGYRVELLDPVSGAPGATEGEIALDLSDRPVGLMTGYHGDPDRTARAMAGGYYRTGDVAARDADGYLTYIGRSDDVFKASDYKISPFELESALLEHEAVAEAAVVPAPDEVRLAVPKAYVVLAEGWRPGPDTAKVLFEHSREVLAPYKRIRRLEFGALPKTVSGKIRRIELREATAAGSDDEYREEDFR, from the coding sequence ATGACGACGGCGACCGACGTCTTCAGGCGCGCGCGGGACTTCCTGCTGGAACACCGCGAGGACTACGCCACCGCCTACGCGGGCTTCACCTGGCCGCGGCCGGAGCACTTCAACTGGGCGCTGGACTGGTTCGACGTGATCGCCGAGGGCAACGACCGGACCGCCCTGCACATCGTGGAGGAGGACGGCACCGAGACCCGGCTGTCCTTCGCGGAGCTGGCCGACCGCTCGGCGCGGGTCGCCAACCACCTGCGCGCGCGGGGCGTCGCCGCCGAGGACCGCATCCTCGTCATGCTCGGCAACCAGGCGGAGCTGTGGGAGACCGCGCTGGCGGCGATGAAGCTCCGCGCGGTCGTCGTCCCGGCGACCCCGCTGCTGGGCCCGGCCGACCTGCGCGACCGGGTGGAGCGGGGCCGGGTCAAGCACGTGCTCGTGCGCGCCGAGGACACGGCGAAGTTCGCGGACGTGCCCGGCGCCTACACCCGGATCGCGGTCGGCGGGCTGCCGGAGGAGGGCTGGGAGCCGTACGAGGACGCCTACGCCGCTCCGGCCGGGTTCCTGCCGGACGGGCCCACCCTGGCCGACGACCCGCTGATGCTGTACTTCACCTCCGGCACGACCGCCCGCCCCAAGCTGGTGGAGCACACCCACACCTCGTACCCGATCGGCCACCTGGCCACCATGTACTGGATCGGCCTCAGGCCCGGGGACGTGCACCTGAACATCTCCTCGCCGGGCTGGGCCAAGCACGCCTGGTCCAACCTGTTCGCGCCGTGGAACGCGGAGGCGACCGTGTTCATCCACAACTACACGCGCTTCGACGCCGCCCGCCTGATGGCCGAGATGGACCGCAACGCGGTCACCACCTTCTGCGCCCCGCCGACCGTGTGGCGCATGCTCATCCAGGCCGACCTCACCCAGCTCGCCACCCCGCCGCGCGAGGCGCTCGCCGCGGGCGAACCGCTCAACCCCGAGGTGATCAACCAGGTCCGGCGGGCCTGGGGGGTCACCATCCGGGACGGCTTCGGGCAGACCGAGACCGCCGTACAGGTCTCCAACAGCCCCGGCCAGACGCTGAAGACCGGCTCCATGGGCCGCCCCAGCCCCGGCTACCGGGTGGAACTGCTCGACCCGGTCTCCGGAGCACCCGGCGCCACCGAGGGCGAGATCGCCCTCGACCTGTCCGACCGCCCGGTGGGCCTGATGACCGGCTACCACGGCGACCCCGACCGCACCGCGCGGGCCATGGCCGGCGGCTACTACCGCACCGGGGACGTCGCCGCCCGCGACGCCGACGGATACCTGACCTACATCGGGCGCAGCGACGACGTCTTCAAGGCCTCCGACTACAAGATCAGCCCCTTCGAGCTGGAGAGCGCGCTCCTGGAGCACGAGGCGGTCGCCGAGGCCGCCGTGGTGCCCGCGCCGGACGAGGTGCGCCTGGCGGTGCCCAAGGCGTACGTCGTCCTCGCCGAGGGCTGGCGGCCCGGACCGGACACAGCGAAGGTGCTCTTCGAGCACTCCCGCGAGGTGCTGGCGCCCTACAAGCGCATCCGCCGGCTGGAGTTCGGGGCGCTGCCCAAGACCGTCTCCGGCAAGATCCGCCGCATCGAGCTGCGCGAGGCCACGGCCGCGGGCTCCGACGACGAGTACCGCGAGGAGGACTTCCGGTGA
- a CDS encoding helix-turn-helix transcriptional regulator codes for MAAEAVAAVEIHSALARLRRTTGLPVAFGGLVEAGRPQIRISELSGTNTVALRSLAVTSGNGLGGKAVALARPCAVADYSRSRQISHEYDVPVAVEGICSVLAVPVVVHRRVRGVLYGALRSAQPLGDRTLGAAVAAARDVEQALVVRDQARGLLAAARPEGADAAAGTGAAWEQVREAHAALRALAPRITDPGLRAELLAACGLLTAPPRAGGASLAPRELDVLSWVAAGATNAAVAERLALRPETVKGYLRSAMRKLGAHTRGEAVTAARRAGLLP; via the coding sequence GTGGCAGCAGAAGCCGTGGCGGCGGTGGAGATACACAGCGCGCTGGCCCGGCTGCGGCGCACGACGGGCCTCCCGGTCGCCTTCGGCGGCCTGGTCGAGGCGGGCCGGCCGCAGATCCGCATCAGCGAGCTGAGCGGCACGAACACCGTCGCGCTGCGCTCGCTGGCGGTGACCTCCGGCAACGGCCTGGGCGGCAAGGCGGTCGCGCTGGCCCGGCCCTGCGCGGTGGCGGACTACTCCCGCTCCCGGCAGATCAGCCACGAGTACGACGTCCCGGTGGCCGTCGAGGGCATCTGCTCGGTCCTCGCCGTGCCGGTCGTCGTGCACCGCCGGGTGCGCGGAGTGCTCTACGGCGCGCTGCGCAGCGCCCAGCCGCTCGGCGACCGCACGCTCGGCGCGGCGGTGGCGGCGGCGCGGGACGTGGAGCAGGCGCTGGTCGTGCGGGACCAGGCACGGGGGCTGCTGGCGGCGGCGCGGCCGGAGGGCGCGGACGCGGCGGCCGGCACGGGTGCGGCCTGGGAGCAGGTGCGCGAGGCGCACGCGGCCCTGCGTGCCCTCGCGCCCCGGATCACGGACCCCGGGCTGCGCGCGGAACTGCTCGCCGCGTGCGGGCTGCTGACCGCGCCGCCACGAGCGGGGGGCGCGAGCCTGGCGCCCCGCGAACTGGACGTGCTGTCCTGGGTGGCGGCGGGGGCCACCAACGCGGCGGTGGCCGAGCGGCTGGCCCTGCGTCCGGAGACGGTGAAGGGATACCTGCGCTCGGCGATGCGGAAGCTGGGCGCGCACACCCGGGGAGAGGCGGTGACCGCGGCCCGCCGGGCGGGCCTGCTGCCGTAG
- a CDS encoding AAA family ATPase, with protein sequence MTVRRDLQEPARCRPDLLIGREELFTAARDHLASGGSVLLHGPAGIGKSTVLRALAEKYGAGMRTVLRCSATESESHLPFLALADLLGLALEEVSPRLPAAQRTALESAITGRGESSLQRDGLALRLAVLSTLRALAVRGPVLVVADDLQWLDPASAELLGFAARRLGGTPVQLLCAVRTEGQEGQEYDRHLRACPPDTLPVRLGPLTRAQVARLLDHRGHGGLSRSTVREIHRTSGGNPLFAQELGRALADSPTPPRPGEPLPVPTSLRALVLSRLDMLSAGARHTLLVASAGARPTPALLHAAGRTDAEAECAQAAELGLLATGPEAPAVRFAHPLISAALYAEAPAQERRAAHAALSTAASDPIERARHLALAATGTDPEVAARLADAAALARDRGAPSVAAQLGLLAARHTPAGSAPGPDERRLQAAEDAITAGEVDLARDIAREVLTRTTVPAERVRAWIVVIDTAGHTMAEVDAVFPQALADAGDDPRLLALVHYQLAWRALIVEGDFTEAREAAAHAADLAARGADRRTELLALAFQAQTETLMGHPEAPRTIKRALREPQDPRVACHHNGAGSARFRWLVMGDQLAEARATVTGLLREVRRRGSVESEVHFLRGLAETELRSGHCGRALELAREGLRLARDSGIGETASAMLTSLAEASGGDVDRALVLAREAVAHAEEDGDQMYLSRALGALGYAQLVAGDPAGAVRSLRRVRRLELDLGITDPARGRWHGDLAEALVRTGETAEARDVIDTSREHALRLGRESVLAVLDRAEALVRAALGDQEAALARLTSAQDRLGKLGYGLEEARAAFALAQLRARRADGGPRRTAAYDEATRLFRRCRALPWLRQVDEVLTAPEPGPAEPAVPDALAGLAAMERQVAALVMEGATNREIAARLFVSVKTVEATLTRVYRKLGIRSRVDIVRLAAARRAK encoded by the coding sequence GTGACCGTGCGAAGGGACTTGCAGGAGCCTGCCCGATGCCGCCCCGACCTGCTGATCGGCCGCGAGGAACTGTTCACGGCGGCCCGGGACCACCTCGCCTCGGGTGGCAGTGTGCTGCTCCACGGCCCCGCCGGAATAGGAAAATCGACGGTCCTGCGGGCATTGGCCGAGAAATACGGCGCCGGGATGCGGACCGTGTTGCGCTGCTCCGCCACGGAGTCCGAATCCCACCTTCCCTTCCTGGCCCTCGCCGACCTCCTCGGACTGGCCCTCGAAGAGGTCTCCCCGCGGCTGCCCGCCGCCCAGCGCACCGCGCTGGAGTCGGCGATCACCGGCCGCGGCGAGTCCAGCCTCCAGCGCGACGGCCTCGCCCTGCGCCTCGCGGTGCTCTCCACCCTGCGTGCGCTCGCCGTCCGGGGCCCGGTCCTGGTGGTCGCCGACGACCTGCAGTGGCTGGACCCGGCCAGCGCCGAGCTGCTCGGCTTCGCCGCCCGCCGCCTCGGCGGCACCCCGGTGCAGCTGCTGTGCGCGGTGCGCACGGAAGGGCAGGAGGGCCAGGAGTACGACCGCCACCTGCGCGCCTGCCCGCCGGACACCCTCCCCGTCCGGCTCGGCCCGCTCACCCGCGCCCAGGTGGCCCGGCTCCTCGACCACCGCGGCCACGGCGGCCTGTCCCGCTCCACCGTCCGCGAGATCCACCGCACCAGCGGCGGCAATCCACTGTTCGCCCAGGAGCTGGGCCGGGCCCTGGCCGACAGCCCCACCCCGCCCCGGCCGGGCGAGCCGCTGCCGGTGCCGACCTCGCTGCGCGCCCTGGTGCTCAGCCGGCTGGACATGCTGTCGGCCGGGGCCCGCCACACCCTGCTGGTGGCCAGCGCCGGAGCACGCCCCACCCCGGCGCTGCTGCACGCGGCCGGCCGGACGGACGCCGAGGCCGAGTGCGCCCAGGCCGCCGAACTCGGGTTGCTGGCCACCGGGCCGGAGGCACCGGCCGTGCGGTTCGCGCACCCGCTGATCTCCGCCGCGCTGTACGCGGAGGCGCCCGCGCAGGAACGGCGGGCCGCGCACGCGGCGCTGTCCACCGCCGCCTCCGACCCGATCGAGCGGGCCCGGCACCTGGCCCTGGCCGCCACCGGCACCGATCCGGAGGTGGCCGCCCGGCTCGCCGATGCCGCCGCCCTGGCCCGGGACCGCGGTGCCCCCTCGGTCGCGGCGCAGCTCGGCCTGCTCGCCGCCCGGCACACCCCGGCCGGCAGCGCGCCCGGACCGGACGAACGGCGGCTGCAGGCCGCCGAGGACGCCATCACCGCGGGCGAGGTCGACCTGGCCCGGGACATCGCCCGCGAGGTGCTGACCCGTACGACCGTGCCCGCCGAGCGGGTGCGGGCCTGGATCGTCGTCATCGACACCGCCGGCCACACCATGGCCGAGGTCGACGCCGTCTTCCCGCAGGCGCTCGCCGACGCCGGCGACGACCCGCGGCTGCTGGCCCTCGTCCACTACCAGCTGGCCTGGCGTGCGCTCATCGTGGAGGGCGACTTCACCGAGGCCCGCGAGGCCGCCGCGCACGCCGCCGACCTGGCCGCGCGCGGCGCCGACCGGCGCACCGAACTGCTCGCCCTGGCCTTCCAGGCGCAGACCGAGACCCTGATGGGCCATCCGGAGGCGCCCCGCACCATCAAGCGCGCCCTGCGGGAGCCCCAGGACCCGCGGGTCGCGTGCCACCACAACGGCGCCGGCAGCGCCCGGTTCCGCTGGCTGGTGATGGGCGACCAACTGGCCGAGGCCCGGGCGACGGTCACCGGGCTGCTGCGCGAGGTGCGCCGGCGCGGCTCGGTGGAGAGCGAGGTGCACTTCCTGCGCGGGCTCGCCGAGACCGAACTGCGCTCCGGGCACTGCGGACGTGCACTCGAACTGGCGCGCGAAGGTCTCCGGCTCGCCCGGGACTCCGGGATCGGGGAGACCGCCTCGGCGATGCTCACCTCGCTCGCGGAGGCCTCCGGCGGCGACGTGGACCGGGCGCTGGTCCTCGCCCGGGAGGCGGTGGCCCACGCCGAGGAGGACGGCGACCAGATGTACCTGTCCCGGGCCCTCGGCGCGCTCGGTTACGCCCAGTTGGTGGCGGGCGACCCGGCGGGCGCGGTCCGCTCGCTGCGCCGGGTGCGCCGGCTGGAGCTGGACCTCGGCATCACCGACCCGGCGCGCGGCCGCTGGCACGGCGACCTGGCCGAGGCGCTGGTCCGCACCGGTGAGACGGCAGAGGCGCGGGACGTCATCGACACCAGCCGCGAACACGCGCTGCGACTGGGCCGGGAGAGCGTGCTGGCCGTCCTCGACCGGGCGGAGGCCCTGGTGCGCGCCGCCCTCGGCGACCAGGAGGCCGCCCTCGCCCGGCTGACGTCCGCTCAGGACCGGCTGGGCAAGCTCGGCTACGGCCTGGAGGAGGCCCGGGCCGCGTTCGCACTGGCCCAGCTGCGCGCCCGGCGGGCGGACGGCGGCCCGCGGCGCACGGCGGCGTACGACGAGGCCACCCGGCTGTTCCGGCGCTGCCGTGCGCTGCCCTGGCTGCGCCAGGTGGACGAAGTCCTCACCGCGCCGGAGCCCGGACCGGCGGAACCGGCCGTGCCGGACGCCCTGGCGGGCCTGGCCGCGATGGAACGCCAGGTGGCCGCGCTCGTCATGGAGGGCGCCACCAACCGGGAGATCGCCGCCCGGCTGTTCGTGAGCGTGAAGACGGTCGAGGCGACCTTGACCCGGGTCTACCGCAAACTCGGGATCCGATCGCGCGTGGACATCGTCCGATTGGCGGCGGCTCGCCGCGCGAAGTGA
- a CDS encoding trypsin-like serine protease, giving the protein MFGIRRASKTAAALLATAAAAATTLLASPTASAAPQPIVGGTTTTTTSYPFMMQITDASGFQFCGGTLVSATKVVTAAHCMVGETTSGVRVVGGRTYLNGTNGTVSRVSRIWVNPGYTDATNGDDVAVLTLSTSMPYTPAPYVSASQTSVYAAGTTARILGWGTTSESGGSSNQLRTATVPIVSDSSCSNSYGSDFVRTDMVCAGYTSGGVDTCQGDSGGPLLIGGVLAGITSWGEGCAEAGYPGVYTRLTTFSNLVTAQVNS; this is encoded by the coding sequence ATGTTCGGGATCAGACGTGCCAGCAAGACCGCCGCGGCCCTGCTGGCCACCGCCGCAGCGGCGGCGACCACGCTGCTCGCCTCCCCCACGGCGAGCGCCGCGCCCCAGCCGATCGTCGGCGGTACGACGACCACGACGACCTCGTACCCCTTCATGATGCAGATCACGGACGCGTCCGGCTTCCAGTTCTGCGGCGGCACCCTCGTGTCCGCGACCAAGGTCGTGACGGCCGCGCACTGCATGGTCGGCGAGACCACCAGCGGCGTCCGCGTGGTCGGTGGCCGCACCTACCTCAACGGCACCAACGGCACGGTGAGCCGGGTCAGCAGGATCTGGGTCAACCCGGGCTACACCGACGCCACCAACGGCGACGACGTGGCCGTGCTGACCCTGTCGACGTCGATGCCGTACACCCCGGCGCCGTACGTCTCCGCCTCCCAGACCAGCGTGTACGCGGCCGGCACCACGGCCCGCATCCTCGGCTGGGGCACCACCTCGGAGAGCGGCGGCTCCTCCAACCAGCTGCGGACCGCGACCGTCCCGATCGTGTCCGACTCCAGCTGCAGCAACTCCTACGGTTCGGACTTCGTCAGGACCGACATGGTGTGCGCCGGATACACGTCCGGCGGCGTGGACACCTGCCAGGGCGACAGCGGCGGTCCCCTGCTCATCGGGGGCGTCCTGGCAGGGATCACTTCCTGGGGCGAGGGGTGCGCGGAGGCGGGTTACCCGGGTGTGTACACCCGGCTGACCACCTTCTCGAACCTGGTGACCGCACAGGTCAACTCGTAG
- a CDS encoding extracellular solute-binding protein: MSAPAGGPAPAAPGARRRPSRRLVRTVTAVVGCLAVLAAAAVAGARVLRQEPAVTLLANWTGGDARAFREAVIVPFERKHHVRVDYQGSSAESQVLSADVEAGTPPDVVVLTGPGELADYAGQQQLKPLDGLVPRDAFSESWATPVQGHVYWFPLKADLKSIVWYPAGTGERQRRQAARRPDQWCLGMGSGATSGWPGTDWIEDILLQQYGPRTYQAWAGGRLPWRSAQVRRAWTTWGRMVGAGTSPDLVRRALLTEYRDASGLVTAHPRQCTLEHQASFIRARRAWEEVDGRYEPSAHLIPGAAVRDAWEVSGDLVALLHDTPQARELIRHLASAGAQRTWNAKESGFSVHAGAQSTGPDAGWHRSLAATLLDTGAVHCFDASDAMPPPVRDAFAQSAVDFLADPGPSHLDALLQNLDTLRGAKGLVWLRSVCDHGT; encoded by the coding sequence GTGAGCGCCCCCGCCGGCGGCCCGGCACCGGCCGCACCCGGGGCCCGGCGCCGCCCCTCCCGGCGCCTCGTGCGCACCGTCACCGCGGTGGTGGGCTGCCTGGCCGTGCTGGCGGCGGCCGCCGTGGCCGGCGCGCGCGTCCTGCGGCAGGAGCCGGCCGTCACGCTGCTGGCCAACTGGACCGGCGGGGACGCGCGCGCCTTCCGGGAGGCGGTCATCGTCCCCTTCGAGCGGAAGCACCACGTCCGCGTCGACTACCAGGGCAGCTCCGCCGAGAGCCAGGTGCTCAGCGCCGACGTCGAGGCCGGCACCCCGCCGGACGTGGTCGTGCTCACCGGACCCGGCGAACTCGCCGACTACGCGGGGCAGCAGCAGCTCAAACCCCTCGACGGCCTCGTCCCGCGGGACGCCTTCAGCGAGTCCTGGGCCACCCCCGTGCAGGGGCACGTGTACTGGTTCCCGCTCAAGGCCGACCTGAAGAGCATCGTCTGGTACCCGGCGGGCACCGGCGAGCGGCAGCGCCGGCAGGCTGCGCGCCGGCCGGACCAGTGGTGCCTGGGCATGGGGTCCGGCGCCACCAGCGGCTGGCCCGGCACCGACTGGATCGAGGACATCCTCCTGCAGCAGTACGGCCCGCGGACCTACCAGGCCTGGGCGGGCGGCCGGCTGCCCTGGCGCTCCGCGCAGGTGCGGCGGGCCTGGACGACCTGGGGGCGGATGGTGGGCGCCGGGACGTCGCCGGACCTCGTCCGGCGGGCGCTGCTGACCGAGTACCGCGACGCGTCCGGGCTGGTCACCGCGCATCCGCGGCAGTGCACGCTGGAGCACCAGGCGTCCTTCATCCGCGCCCGGCGGGCCTGGGAGGAGGTGGACGGCCGCTACGAGCCCTCCGCCCACCTCATCCCCGGGGCCGCCGTGCGCGACGCCTGGGAGGTCTCCGGCGACCTGGTCGCCCTGCTGCACGACACCCCGCAGGCGCGCGAGCTGATCCGCCACCTCGCCTCCGCCGGGGCCCAGCGGACCTGGAACGCCAAGGAGTCGGGCTTCTCCGTCCACGCCGGGGCGCAGTCCACCGGCCCCGACGCCGGCTGGCACCGCTCCCTGGCCGCCACCCTCCTCGACACCGGGGCGGTCCACTGCTTCGACGCCTCCGACGCCATGCCGCCCCCGGTCCGCGACGCCTTCGCGCAGTCCGCCGTCGACTTCCTCGCCGACCCCGGCCCGTCCCACCTGGACGCCCTGCTGCAGAACCTCGACACGCTGCGCGGGGCCAAGGGCCTGGTCTGGCTGCGGTCGGTCTGCGACCACGGCACCTGA
- a CDS encoding VWA domain-containing protein encodes MGVARNTEDITVTLEVGQNEELPAGPAAAGRARDQEMHAIVEIGVSGGPRRAAPAHGFGPALAEVLIVDTSRSMLHPAAKLHAAKDATAAALRLLPEGTSFAVLSGRFDATVVHPGPGREAMAVAGPAECAAAERAVRILDADGGTAIGHWLDLARRLLKEQAAPVKHVLLLTDGRNEHDHRAAMRLDTALDACEGRFVCDAWGIGDDWDADLLLHITRRLHGRAGAVRRESELTAVYEELVNGLLGTAVPELRLRITPTPGTVVRRVKQVVPGERELPAEGPGFGERGTEYVTRAWGEETRHFQVVLAADPTGREIGEELQLAAVEVVVPDFGRAVRLPAPRPVLVRWTDNPLDASRQHPGVRRHELYQQAGAAVARAYRAWLRGADGRAEADRELARALTLAEDLGDDQLRGALGRIEGGPGTGRIRGGLKDVDWQHLILSSAMTTPPQRTSPGPQAAGPPAAGPPVTGAPPGPAGAPGPGDPGPSGPSGLITCPDCGWIGPADSVYCGGDCGRPLGGTA; translated from the coding sequence TCGAGGTCGGGCAGAACGAGGAACTGCCCGCCGGTCCGGCCGCCGCCGGCCGGGCCCGCGACCAGGAGATGCACGCCATCGTGGAGATCGGCGTCAGCGGCGGCCCGCGCCGCGCCGCCCCCGCCCACGGGTTCGGGCCCGCCCTCGCCGAGGTGCTGATCGTCGACACCTCCCGGTCGATGCTCCACCCGGCCGCCAAACTGCACGCCGCCAAGGACGCCACGGCCGCGGCGCTGCGGCTGCTGCCGGAGGGCACCTCCTTCGCCGTGCTCTCCGGCCGGTTCGACGCCACCGTCGTCCACCCGGGGCCCGGCCGCGAGGCGATGGCCGTCGCCGGACCCGCCGAGTGCGCCGCCGCCGAGCGCGCGGTCCGCATCCTGGACGCCGACGGCGGCACCGCCATCGGCCACTGGCTCGACCTCGCCCGGCGGTTGCTGAAGGAGCAGGCCGCGCCGGTCAAACACGTCCTGCTGCTCACCGACGGGCGCAACGAGCACGACCACCGCGCCGCCATGCGGCTGGACACCGCCCTGGACGCCTGCGAGGGCCGGTTCGTCTGCGACGCCTGGGGCATCGGCGACGACTGGGACGCCGACCTGCTGCTGCACATCACCCGGCGCCTGCACGGCCGGGCCGGCGCGGTCCGCCGCGAGTCCGAACTGACCGCCGTCTACGAGGAACTGGTGAACGGCCTGCTCGGAACCGCCGTCCCAGAGCTGCGCCTGAGAATCACCCCCACCCCCGGCACCGTGGTCCGCCGGGTCAAGCAGGTCGTGCCCGGCGAGCGGGAACTCCCCGCCGAAGGACCCGGGTTCGGCGAACGCGGCACCGAGTACGTCACCCGCGCCTGGGGCGAGGAGACCCGGCACTTCCAGGTCGTCCTGGCCGCCGACCCGACCGGCCGCGAGATCGGCGAGGAACTCCAGCTCGCCGCCGTCGAGGTGGTGGTGCCCGACTTCGGGCGCGCGGTGCGGCTGCCCGCACCGCGGCCCGTCCTGGTGCGCTGGACCGACAACCCGCTCGACGCCTCCCGGCAGCACCCCGGCGTCCGCCGCCACGAGCTGTACCAGCAGGCCGGCGCCGCCGTGGCCCGGGCCTACCGGGCCTGGCTGCGGGGTGCCGACGGCCGGGCCGAGGCCGACCGCGAGCTGGCCCGGGCGCTGACGCTGGCCGAGGACCTGGGCGACGACCAGCTCCGGGGCGCGCTCGGCCGGATCGAGGGCGGACCCGGCACGGGCCGGATCCGCGGCGGCCTGAAGGACGTCGACTGGCAGCACCTGATCCTCTCCAGCGCGATGACCACCCCACCGCAGCGGACATCCCCCGGCCCGCAGGCCGCCGGTCCCCCCGCCGCCGGCCCGCCCGTCACCGGGGCACCCCCCGGCCCGGCCGGCGCGCCCGGCCCCGGCGATCCCGGCCCCTCCGGCCCCTCGGGCCTCATCACCTGCCCGGACTGCGGGTGGATCGGCCCCGCGGACTCCGTGTACTGCGGCGGCGACTGCGGGCGGCCGCTGGGAGGGACGGCATGA